The Micromonospora sp. M71_S20 genome has a window encoding:
- a CDS encoding DUF3566 domain-containing protein, with the protein MTETQAKSGNTGTSATPVDEEAAKSGTPATGRAAVGRATVPADAPAPKFTRAPGMTPPPDKPSEDGDAPERTEAVGVDKPAPAAKPAAATPTTTQPLKVGAGQSTGTTGTQPRITGATGTQPRVTGTAKPQSDGARPTAAGRPANGGGLPPGIGGAAAVGAARVGDAVRAARTSVSSAASRGPRRARLNLKRIDPWSVMKFAFAVSVVLFIVVVVATSVLYLALDAMGVFTSVNDSLTDLVSAGGGQSTSGFQITAKGVILSSALIGLVNVVLFTALATLGAFVYNVCADLVGGIELTLAERD; encoded by the coding sequence ATGACGGAGACACAGGCGAAGTCGGGGAACACGGGGACCTCGGCCACCCCGGTCGACGAGGAGGCCGCGAAGAGCGGCACACCAGCGACCGGCCGCGCGGCCGTGGGTCGGGCCACCGTCCCCGCCGACGCGCCTGCCCCGAAATTCACCCGGGCTCCCGGAATGACACCGCCTCCGGACAAGCCCTCGGAGGACGGGGACGCGCCGGAGCGGACCGAAGCGGTGGGGGTCGACAAGCCGGCCCCCGCCGCCAAGCCGGCCGCCGCCACACCGACGACGACGCAGCCGCTGAAGGTCGGTGCCGGCCAGTCGACCGGCACCACCGGGACACAGCCGCGGATCACGGGCGCCACCGGCACCCAGCCCCGCGTCACGGGCACCGCGAAGCCGCAGTCGGACGGCGCGCGCCCGACCGCCGCCGGCCGCCCCGCCAACGGGGGCGGCCTGCCGCCGGGGATCGGCGGCGCCGCAGCCGTCGGGGCGGCCCGCGTGGGTGACGCGGTACGCGCCGCGCGTACGTCTGTCAGCTCGGCCGCGTCGCGCGGGCCGCGCCGGGCCCGGCTGAACCTCAAGCGGATCGACCCCTGGTCCGTCATGAAGTTCGCGTTCGCGGTCTCGGTGGTGCTCTTCATCGTCGTGGTGGTAGCCACCTCGGTGCTCTACCTGGCCCTCGACGCGATGGGCGTGTTCACCAGCGTCAACGACAGCCTGACCGACCTGGTCAGCGCGGGCGGCGGCCAGAGCACCAGCGGCTTCCAGATCACCGCCAAGGGCGTGATCCTCAGCTCGGCGTTGATCGGCCTGGTCAACGTCGTGCTGTTCACGGCGCTCGCCACGCTCGGGGCGTTCGTCTACAACGTCTGCGCGGACCTGGTCGGCGGCATCGAGCTGACCCTGGCCGAGCGCGACTGA
- the gyrA gene encoding intein-containing DNA gyrase subunit A, which yields MQRSYLDYAMSVIVGRALPDVRDGLKPVHRKILYAMFDSGYRPDRGYVKCSRVVGDVMGQFHPHGDSAIYDALVRMAQPWSLRYPLVDGNGNFGSPGNDPAAAMRYCLTGDARIRTADGSVRIGEIVSSAAPSSETDIDLKVRDRNGDLVRASKFFHSGEHPTLKLRTREGYELTGTHNHPVLCLVDVAGVPTLLWKLLAEISPGDRVVLQRTVPDEIGYPMLEHVEAAVLAGAFVSEGWVSEGRAGFNNVDREFFVRVLAAYDLAVGGPRYVSQRTIASGSLLHELDVQDLSALRKSLLGELVGARSAAKFVPEFVWQGPAAVKRAFLQALFEGDGSSSLLPRNTIQISYSTRSERLAREVQQLLLEFGVVSRQCRYDNGEIKVVVTNRRDARIFAAHVGFLGRKQAKLESELASVPATSTALSGDHVPLVGDFIREHGATRWTERDWLRRHNVDRIERWERDRDEIAARITETEVLDVVEPLVDGRFYYAEVASVVDAGVQPVYSIRVDTDDHSFVSDGFVSHNTECKLDPLAMEMLRDIDEDTVDLQDNYDGRAKEPTILPSRIPNLLVNGSEGIAVGMATKIPPHNLREIGTAVQWCLEHPEEDEATTLDALLEIVKGPDFPTHGLIVGTQAIQDAYRTGRGSIRMRAVVEVEEDKRGRPCLVVSELPYQVNPDNLAERIAELIKEGKLAGIADIRDESSGRTGMRIVLVLKRDAVAKVVLNNLYKHTQLQETFGANMLALVDGVPRTLNLAQFIRYYVEHQIDVIRRRTAFRLRKAEERAHILRGLSKALDALDEVIALIRRSPTVEDARQGLIRLLEIDEIQATAILDMQLRRLAALERQRILDDLAKLELEIADLKDILAKPERQRRIVSEELGEIVAKWGDERRTKIVPFEGEVSMEDLIAREDVVVTITRTGYAKRTKVDLYRSQRRGGKGVSGATLRQDDIVSHFFVCSTHDWMLFFTNKGRVYRAKAYELPEASRVAKGQHVANLLAFQPDEQIAQIIEIPNYQVAPYLVLATKNGLVKKTRLEEFDSPRSGGIIAINLRDEDELVGAALVAPEEDLLLVSKNAQAIRFNASDEALRPMGRATSGVIGMRFSEDDVLLAMEVVREGLDVLVATNGGFAKRTPIEEYPVQGRGGKGVLTAKITERRGGLVGAVVIDPDDELFAITSNGGVIRTPVKPVRRTRDRNTMGVKLMDLPDGVTIVAIARNADEPDEQD from the coding sequence ATGCAGCGCTCCTACCTTGACTACGCGATGAGCGTGATCGTCGGGCGGGCGCTGCCGGACGTCCGGGACGGGCTCAAGCCGGTCCACCGCAAGATCCTCTACGCCATGTTCGACTCCGGCTACCGGCCGGACCGGGGCTACGTGAAGTGCTCCCGCGTGGTCGGCGACGTGATGGGCCAGTTCCACCCGCACGGCGACTCGGCGATCTACGACGCGCTGGTCCGGATGGCGCAGCCCTGGTCGCTGCGCTACCCGCTGGTCGACGGCAACGGCAACTTCGGCTCGCCGGGCAACGATCCTGCTGCCGCGATGCGCTACTGCCTCACCGGGGACGCGCGGATCCGTACCGCCGATGGTTCGGTCCGGATCGGTGAGATCGTGTCGAGCGCGGCGCCGAGCAGCGAGACGGACATCGACCTCAAGGTCCGCGACCGCAACGGCGACCTGGTCCGCGCCTCGAAGTTCTTCCACTCCGGCGAGCACCCGACGCTGAAGCTGCGCACCCGCGAGGGGTACGAGCTGACCGGCACCCACAACCACCCGGTGCTCTGTCTGGTGGACGTGGCCGGCGTGCCGACCCTGCTGTGGAAGCTGCTCGCCGAGATCTCGCCGGGCGACCGGGTGGTCCTCCAGCGCACGGTGCCCGACGAGATCGGCTACCCGATGCTGGAGCACGTCGAGGCGGCCGTCCTGGCCGGCGCCTTCGTCAGCGAAGGCTGGGTCTCGGAGGGACGGGCGGGCTTCAACAACGTCGACCGCGAGTTCTTCGTCCGGGTCCTCGCGGCCTACGACCTGGCGGTGGGCGGCCCGCGGTACGTTAGCCAGCGCACCATCGCCTCCGGCAGCCTGCTGCACGAACTCGACGTCCAGGACCTCTCGGCCCTTCGGAAGAGCCTTCTCGGCGAGCTGGTCGGGGCGCGCAGCGCTGCCAAGTTCGTGCCCGAGTTCGTCTGGCAGGGGCCGGCGGCGGTCAAGCGGGCCTTCCTCCAGGCACTCTTCGAGGGCGACGGCTCCTCGTCGCTGCTGCCGCGCAACACCATCCAGATCTCGTACTCGACCCGCAGCGAGCGGCTGGCCCGCGAGGTCCAGCAGCTGCTGCTGGAGTTCGGCGTGGTCAGCCGGCAGTGCCGGTACGACAACGGCGAGATCAAGGTCGTGGTGACCAACCGCCGCGACGCGCGGATCTTCGCCGCCCACGTCGGCTTCCTCGGCCGCAAGCAGGCCAAGCTGGAGTCCGAGCTGGCGTCGGTCCCGGCAACCAGCACCGCGCTCTCCGGCGACCACGTGCCGCTGGTGGGTGACTTCATCCGGGAGCACGGCGCGACGCGCTGGACCGAGCGGGACTGGCTGCGCCGGCACAACGTCGACCGCATCGAGCGCTGGGAGCGGGACCGCGACGAGATCGCCGCGCGGATCACCGAGACCGAGGTGCTCGACGTGGTCGAGCCGCTGGTCGACGGTCGGTTCTACTACGCGGAGGTCGCCAGCGTCGTCGACGCCGGGGTCCAGCCGGTCTACAGCATCCGGGTGGACACCGACGACCACTCGTTCGTCTCGGACGGCTTCGTCAGCCACAACACCGAGTGCAAGCTCGACCCGCTGGCCATGGAGATGCTGCGGGACATCGACGAGGACACCGTCGATCTTCAGGACAACTACGACGGCCGGGCCAAGGAGCCCACCATCCTGCCGTCGCGGATCCCGAACCTCCTCGTCAACGGCTCCGAGGGCATCGCGGTCGGCATGGCCACCAAGATCCCGCCGCACAACCTGCGCGAGATCGGCACGGCGGTGCAGTGGTGCCTGGAGCACCCGGAGGAGGACGAGGCCACCACCCTCGACGCGCTGCTGGAGATCGTCAAGGGGCCCGACTTCCCCACCCACGGCCTGATCGTGGGCACGCAGGCAATCCAGGACGCGTACCGCACCGGGCGTGGGTCGATCCGGATGCGGGCCGTGGTGGAGGTCGAGGAGGACAAGCGGGGCCGCCCCTGCCTGGTCGTCAGCGAGCTGCCCTACCAGGTGAACCCGGACAACCTGGCCGAGCGGATCGCCGAGCTGATCAAGGAGGGCAAGCTCGCCGGCATCGCCGATATCCGCGACGAGTCCTCCGGGCGTACGGGCATGCGGATCGTGCTCGTGCTCAAGCGCGACGCGGTCGCCAAGGTGGTGCTGAACAACCTCTACAAGCACACCCAGCTCCAGGAGACCTTCGGCGCCAACATGCTGGCGCTGGTCGACGGGGTGCCGCGCACGCTGAACCTGGCCCAGTTCATCCGCTACTACGTCGAGCACCAGATCGACGTGATCCGCCGGCGGACGGCGTTCCGGCTGCGCAAGGCGGAGGAGCGGGCGCACATTCTGCGCGGTCTGTCCAAGGCCCTGGACGCCCTCGACGAGGTGATCGCCCTGATCCGGCGCTCGCCCACCGTCGAGGACGCCCGGCAGGGCCTGATCCGGCTGCTGGAGATCGACGAGATCCAGGCGACCGCGATCCTCGACATGCAGCTGCGCCGGCTCGCCGCGTTGGAGCGGCAGCGGATCCTCGACGACCTGGCCAAGCTGGAGCTGGAGATCGCCGACCTCAAGGACATCCTCGCCAAGCCCGAGCGGCAGCGCAGGATCGTCTCGGAGGAGCTCGGCGAGATCGTCGCCAAGTGGGGCGACGAGCGGCGCACCAAGATTGTGCCGTTCGAGGGCGAGGTCTCCATGGAGGACCTCATCGCCCGCGAGGACGTGGTGGTCACGATCACCCGTACGGGTTACGCGAAGCGGACCAAGGTCGACCTCTACCGGTCCCAGCGCCGCGGCGGCAAGGGTGTCAGCGGGGCGACGCTCCGGCAGGACGACATCGTCAGCCACTTCTTCGTATGCTCGACGCACGACTGGATGCTCTTCTTCACCAACAAGGGGCGCGTCTACCGGGCGAAGGCGTACGAGCTTCCCGAGGCCAGTAGGGTGGCCAAGGGTCAGCACGTGGCCAACCTGCTCGCGTTCCAGCCCGACGAGCAGATTGCGCAGATCATCGAGATTCCGAACTACCAGGTGGCCCCCTACCTGGTACTTGCCACGAAGAACGGCCTGGTGAAGAAGACTCGGCTCGAGGAGTTCGACTCCCCCCGGTCCGGCGGCATCATCGCGATCAACCTGCGCGACGAGGACGAGCTGGTCGGGGCGGCGCTGGTCGCGCCGGAGGAGGATCTGCTGCTGGTCTCGAAGAACGCGCAGGCGATCCGGTTCAACGCGAGCGACGAGGCGCTGCGCCCGATGGGGCGGGCCACCTCGGGCGTCATCGGCATGCGCTTCAGCGAGGACGACGTCCTGCTGGCCATGGAGGTGGTCCGCGAAGGGCTGGACGTCCTGGTGGCCACGAACGGGGGATTCGCGAAACGCACCCCGATCGAGGAATACCCCGTGCAGGGCCGGGGAGGTAAGGGCGTGCTGACTGCGAAGATCACCGAGCGGCGCGGTGGTCTGGTCGGCGCGGTGGTGATCGACCCGGACGACGAGCTGTTCGCGATCACCAGCAACGGTGGTGTCATCCGGACTCCGGTGAAGCCTGTACGCCGTACGCGTGACCGGAACACAATGGGGGTCAAGCTGATGGACCTTCCGGATGGCGTGACTATCGTGGCGATTGCTCGCAATGCCGACGAGCCTGACGAACAGGACTAG
- the gyrB gene encoding DNA topoisomerase (ATP-hydrolyzing) subunit B, with product MAAQDKQEYGAGSITVLEGLEAVRKRPGMYIGSTGERGLHHLVWEVVDNAVDEALAGHCDTIDVVLLADGGVRVTDNGRGFPVDLHPKLKKPGVEVALTVLHAGGKFDGKAYAVSGGLHGVGVSVVNALSTKMAVEIHKSGFVWRQEYHNSKPTPLEKGESTDRTGSAVAFWPDADVFETVDFDFQTIYRRLQEMAFLNRGLTIHLLDERVPEGEEGKPREVTFCYKGGIADFVRHLNASKNPIHKTVVEFGSEEEGMSVEIAMQWNESYGESVYTFANTINTHEGGTHEEGFRAALTSVVNRYGTDKKLLKGDEKLSGEDIREGLAAIISVKLANPQFEGQTKTKLGNTPVKSFVQRVCNEWLVDWFDRNPAEAKIIIQKASQAARARIAAQQARKLARRKSLLESGSMPGKLADCQSTDPRESEVFIVEGDSAGGSAKQGRDPRTQAILPIRGKILNVEKARIDRVLKNNEVQALITALGTGIHDDFDMEKLRYHKVVLMADADVDGQHIQTLLLTLLFRFMRPLVEMGHVYLAAPPLYKIKWNKRGDDAQYAYSDRERDGLIALRQQKKPNAKPDDIQRFKGLGEMNYPELWETTMNPATRTLRQVTLDDAATADELFSVLMGEDVEARRSFIQRNAKDVRFLDI from the coding sequence GTGGCAGCGCAGGACAAGCAGGAGTACGGCGCCGGGTCGATCACCGTTCTCGAAGGGCTGGAGGCGGTCCGGAAGCGCCCCGGTATGTACATCGGGTCGACCGGTGAGCGCGGTCTGCACCACCTGGTGTGGGAGGTCGTCGACAACGCGGTGGACGAGGCGCTGGCCGGCCACTGCGACACCATCGACGTGGTGCTGCTCGCCGACGGCGGGGTCCGGGTCACCGACAACGGCCGGGGTTTCCCGGTCGACCTGCACCCGAAGCTGAAGAAGCCGGGTGTCGAGGTGGCGCTGACCGTGCTGCACGCGGGCGGCAAGTTCGACGGCAAGGCGTACGCGGTCTCCGGCGGTCTGCACGGCGTCGGCGTCTCCGTGGTGAACGCCCTCTCCACGAAGATGGCGGTGGAGATCCACAAGTCCGGCTTCGTCTGGCGGCAGGAGTACCACAACTCAAAGCCGACCCCGCTGGAGAAGGGCGAGTCCACCGACCGCACCGGCTCCGCCGTGGCCTTCTGGCCCGACGCCGACGTGTTCGAGACGGTCGACTTCGACTTCCAGACCATCTACCGGCGGCTCCAGGAGATGGCCTTCCTCAACCGGGGCCTCACCATCCACCTGCTCGACGAGCGCGTCCCGGAGGGCGAGGAGGGCAAGCCGCGCGAGGTCACCTTCTGCTACAAGGGCGGCATCGCCGACTTCGTCCGGCACCTCAACGCCTCGAAGAACCCGATCCACAAGACGGTGGTCGAGTTCGGCTCCGAGGAGGAGGGCATGTCGGTCGAGATCGCCATGCAGTGGAACGAGTCGTACGGCGAGTCGGTCTACACCTTCGCCAACACCATCAACACGCACGAGGGCGGCACCCACGAGGAGGGCTTCCGGGCTGCGCTGACCAGCGTCGTCAACCGGTACGGCACCGACAAGAAGCTGCTCAAGGGCGACGAGAAGCTCTCCGGCGAGGACATCCGCGAGGGCCTGGCCGCGATCATCTCGGTCAAGCTGGCCAACCCTCAGTTCGAGGGCCAGACCAAGACCAAGCTGGGTAACACCCCGGTGAAGAGCTTCGTGCAGCGGGTCTGCAACGAGTGGCTGGTCGACTGGTTCGACCGCAACCCGGCCGAGGCGAAGATCATCATCCAGAAGGCGTCCCAGGCCGCCCGGGCCCGGATCGCCGCGCAGCAGGCGCGCAAGCTGGCCCGGCGCAAGTCGCTGCTGGAGTCCGGCTCGATGCCGGGCAAGCTGGCCGACTGCCAGTCCACAGACCCGCGCGAGTCCGAGGTCTTCATCGTCGAGGGCGACTCGGCCGGCGGCTCGGCCAAGCAGGGCCGCGACCCCCGGACCCAGGCGATCCTGCCGATCCGCGGCAAGATCCTCAACGTGGAGAAGGCCCGGATCGACCGGGTGCTGAAGAACAACGAGGTCCAGGCGCTGATCACCGCGCTGGGCACCGGCATCCACGACGACTTCGACATGGAGAAGCTGCGCTACCACAAGGTGGTGCTGATGGCCGACGCCGACGTCGACGGCCAGCACATCCAGACGCTGCTGCTGACGCTGCTCTTCCGCTTCATGCGCCCGCTGGTCGAGATGGGGCACGTCTACCTGGCCGCCCCGCCGCTCTACAAGATCAAGTGGAACAAGCGCGGCGACGACGCGCAGTACGCGTACTCGGACCGCGAGCGGGACGGTCTCATCGCGCTGCGCCAGCAGAAGAAGCCGAACGCGAAGCCGGACGACATCCAGCGGTTCAAGGGCCTCGGCGAGATGAACTACCCCGAACTGTGGGAGACCACGATGAACCCGGCGACGCGTACGCTGCGTCAGGTCACGCTCGACGACGCGGCCACCGCCGACGAGTTGTTCAGCGTGCTGATGGGTGAGGACGTCGAGGCGCGCCGCTCGTTCATCCAGCGCAACGCCAAGGACGTCCGGTTCCTGGACATCTGA
- a CDS encoding MarR family winged helix-turn-helix transcriptional regulator codes for MTDQLDGDPLALEQQVCFALSVAARGVVAVYRPLLEPMGLTHPQYLVMLALWQHAPLSVRDLSRLLQLDPGTLSPLLKRLEAAGYVRRERDPADERSLAVTLTAAGRALRERAEQIPPAIVERLGMPVEDLRHLHAVLTRVIDAANRAGGSAAGRGQASA; via the coding sequence GTGACCGACCAGCTCGACGGGGATCCCCTGGCGCTGGAACAGCAGGTGTGCTTCGCGCTCTCCGTCGCCGCGCGCGGCGTCGTCGCCGTCTACCGGCCGCTGCTGGAGCCGATGGGGCTCACCCACCCGCAGTACCTGGTGATGCTCGCGCTCTGGCAGCACGCGCCGCTGTCCGTACGCGACCTCAGCCGCCTGCTCCAGCTCGACCCGGGCACACTGTCGCCCCTGCTCAAGCGGCTGGAGGCGGCCGGCTACGTCCGGCGCGAGCGCGACCCCGCCGACGAGCGGAGCCTCGCGGTGACGCTGACCGCCGCCGGTCGGGCCCTGCGGGAGCGGGCCGAGCAGATCCCGCCCGCGATCGTCGAACGGCTCGGCATGCCGGTCGAGGATCTGCGCCACCTGCACGCCGTGCTGACCCGCGTCATCGACGCCGCCAACCGCGCGGGCGGGTCCGCCGCCGGAAGAGGTCAGGCGTCGGCGTAG
- a CDS encoding DUF721 domain-containing protein, with translation MSDEQLPPARLGPGRGGGTTGGDSGSAAGGDAASGPELARAVLDAARARRESAARTRRRTPGGGGGDGEGGQRRLRGYSGPGPDPRDPQPLGAVLNRLVKARGWQQPAAEATVFGAWERVVGPEVAQHSRPVKLEDGELTVEARSTAWATQLRLLAGSLLKQIASEVGHNVVRKLHIHGPAAPSWSKGPRRVRGRGPRDTYG, from the coding sequence GTGTCGGATGAGCAGCTTCCGCCGGCCCGGCTCGGCCCGGGCCGTGGCGGCGGAACGACCGGCGGCGACTCTGGCAGCGCGGCGGGTGGCGACGCGGCGAGCGGCCCCGAGCTGGCGCGGGCCGTGCTGGACGCGGCGCGGGCCCGCCGGGAGTCGGCGGCCCGGACGCGTCGGCGTACGCCCGGCGGGGGTGGCGGCGACGGCGAGGGCGGCCAGCGGCGCCTGCGCGGATACTCCGGCCCCGGGCCGGACCCGCGCGACCCGCAGCCGCTCGGCGCGGTGCTCAACCGGCTCGTCAAGGCGCGCGGCTGGCAGCAGCCGGCGGCCGAGGCGACGGTGTTCGGCGCCTGGGAGCGGGTGGTGGGCCCGGAGGTGGCCCAGCACAGCCGGCCGGTGAAGCTGGAGGACGGCGAGCTGACCGTGGAGGCCCGCTCGACCGCGTGGGCCACCCAGCTGCGGCTGCTTGCCGGCTCGCTGCTCAAGCAGATCGCCAGCGAGGTCGGCCACAACGTGGTGCGCAAGCTGCACATCCACGGCCCCGCCGCGCCCTCCTGGTCGAAGGGCCCGCGCCGGGTCCGCGGCCGCGGCCCGCGGGACACCTACGGCTGA
- the recF gene encoding DNA replication/repair protein RecF — MYVRRLELVDFRSYERVGVDLEPGANVLTGANGVGKTNLVEALGYVATLDSHRVATDAPLVRMGASSAVIRCAVVHEGRELLIELEIVPGKANRARLGRSPARRARDVLGALRLVLFAPEDLELVRGDPAERRRYLDDLLVSRQPRYAGVRADYERVVKQRNALLRTAYLARKMGGSRGGDLSTLAVWDTHLARHGAELLAGRLELVAALGPHVTKAYDAVAAGRGAAGIAYRPSVELAEPTTDRETLAAALTAALVESRAAEVERGTTLVGPHRDELALTLGPLPAKGYASHGESWSYALALRLAGYDLLRSDGIEPVLVLDDVFAELDAGRRERLAELVGGASQLLVTCAVDEDVPVSLRGTRYAVAEGTVRRVG, encoded by the coding sequence GTGTACGTCCGCCGGCTCGAACTGGTCGACTTCCGCTCGTACGAGCGGGTCGGCGTGGACCTGGAGCCGGGGGCGAACGTCCTGACCGGCGCCAACGGCGTCGGCAAGACGAACCTGGTCGAGGCGCTGGGCTACGTGGCGACCCTGGATTCGCACCGGGTCGCCACGGACGCCCCCCTCGTCCGGATGGGCGCCTCCTCTGCGGTGATCCGCTGCGCGGTCGTGCACGAGGGGCGCGAGCTGCTGATCGAGCTGGAGATCGTGCCGGGCAAGGCCAACCGGGCCCGCCTGGGGCGGTCGCCGGCCCGCCGGGCGCGGGACGTGCTCGGCGCGCTGCGGCTCGTGCTGTTCGCCCCGGAGGACCTGGAACTCGTCCGGGGCGACCCGGCCGAGCGCCGCCGCTACCTCGACGACCTGCTGGTCAGCCGCCAGCCCCGGTACGCCGGGGTGCGGGCCGACTACGAGCGGGTGGTCAAGCAGCGCAACGCGTTGCTGCGCACCGCGTACCTGGCCCGCAAGATGGGCGGGTCGCGGGGCGGGGACCTGTCGACCCTGGCGGTCTGGGACACGCATCTGGCCCGACACGGCGCCGAACTGCTCGCCGGCCGGCTGGAACTGGTCGCGGCGCTGGGCCCGCACGTGACGAAGGCGTACGACGCGGTGGCGGCGGGACGGGGGGCCGCCGGGATCGCGTACCGGCCGTCGGTGGAGCTGGCGGAGCCCACCACCGACCGGGAGACACTGGCGGCGGCGCTGACCGCCGCACTCGTCGAGTCCCGCGCCGCCGAGGTGGAGCGGGGCACCACCCTGGTCGGCCCGCACCGCGACGAGCTGGCGCTCACGCTGGGCCCGCTGCCCGCCAAGGGGTACGCGAGCCACGGCGAGTCCTGGTCGTACGCCCTGGCGCTGCGGCTCGCCGGCTACGACCTGCTGCGTTCCGACGGCATCGAGCCCGTGCTGGTGCTCGACGACGTCTTCGCCGAGCTGGACGCCGGGCGGCGGGAGCGGCTGGCGGAGCTGGTCGGCGGGGCGAGCCAGCTGCTGGTGACCTGCGCGGTCGACGAGGACGTCCCGGTGTCCCTGCGTGGCACCCGGTACGCCGTGGCCGAGGGGACGGTGCGACGTGTCGGATGA
- the gnd gene encoding phosphogluconate dehydrogenase (NAD(+)-dependent, decarboxylating) yields the protein MQLGLVGLGRMGGNMRERLRAAGHEVVGFDHNAELSDVATLAELAEKLESPRAIWVMVPAGVTDATIDELADVLGEGDIIIDGGNSRFSDDAPRAERLNERGIGYLDAGVSGGVWGRQNGYALMVGGAQDHVDRLMPIFESLKPEGEFGFVHAGPVGAGHYAKMVHNGIEYGLMHAYAEGYELMAKSELVTNVPGVFKSWREGTVVRSWLLDLLDRALDEDPELAELSGYTEDTGEGRWTVDEAVRLAVPLNVITASLFARFASRQDDSPAMKAVAALRQQFGGHAVRKR from the coding sequence ATGCAGCTCGGCCTGGTAGGGCTCGGCCGGATGGGCGGCAACATGCGCGAGCGGTTGCGCGCCGCCGGGCACGAGGTGGTCGGCTTCGACCACAACGCGGAGCTGAGCGATGTCGCGACCCTGGCGGAGCTGGCGGAGAAGCTGGAGTCGCCCCGCGCGATCTGGGTCATGGTCCCCGCCGGCGTCACCGACGCGACCATCGACGAGCTCGCCGACGTCCTCGGCGAGGGCGACATCATCATCGACGGTGGCAACTCCCGCTTCAGCGACGACGCGCCCCGCGCCGAGCGGCTCAACGAGCGCGGCATCGGCTACCTCGACGCCGGCGTCTCCGGCGGCGTCTGGGGCCGGCAGAACGGCTACGCGCTGATGGTCGGCGGCGCCCAGGACCACGTCGACCGGCTCATGCCGATCTTCGAGTCGCTGAAGCCGGAGGGTGAGTTCGGCTTCGTGCACGCCGGGCCGGTCGGCGCCGGGCACTACGCCAAGATGGTGCACAACGGCATCGAGTACGGCCTGATGCACGCCTACGCCGAGGGCTACGAGCTGATGGCCAAGTCCGAGCTGGTCACCAACGTGCCGGGGGTGTTCAAGTCCTGGCGCGAGGGCACCGTGGTCCGTTCCTGGCTGCTCGACCTGCTGGACCGGGCCCTCGACGAGGACCCGGAGCTGGCCGAGCTGAGCGGCTACACGGAGGACACGGGCGAGGGCCGGTGGACGGTCGACGAGGCGGTCCGGCTGGCCGTGCCGCTGAACGTGATCACCGCCTCGCTCTTCGCCCGCTTCGCCTCCCGCCAGGACGACTCGCCCGCCATGAAGGCCGTCGCCGCGCTGCGCCAGCAGTTCGGCGGGCACGCCGTCCGCAAGCGCTGA
- the dnaN gene encoding DNA polymerase III subunit beta, translating to MKFRVERDALAEAVAWTAKSLPNRPSVPVLAGVMLRVTDGNLQVSGFDYEVSSQVTVEVQGDADGAALVSGRLLAEITKALPAKPVDIAAVGAHLELVCGSARFTLPTMPVEDYPSLPEMPESTGTVDAAAFAAAVAQVAVAAGRDETLPMMTGVRIELSGGTLAMLATDRYRLALREMEWNPDDPEVSVNALVPARTLHDTAKALGPIGGQVIMALSQGAAGEGMIGFAGGTRRTTSRLLDGANYPPVRSLFPASHNAEARVPVSTLIEVVKRVALVAERTTPVLLSFSTDGLVVEAGGTEEARASEAMEATFTGDPLTIGFNPQYLIDGLTNLGAQFAVLSFVDAFKPAVISPAGEDGEVIPGYRYLIMPIRVSR from the coding sequence ATGAAGTTCCGAGTGGAGCGCGACGCGCTCGCCGAGGCCGTGGCCTGGACCGCGAAGAGCCTGCCCAACCGGCCGTCCGTACCGGTGCTCGCCGGCGTGATGCTGCGCGTCACCGACGGCAACCTGCAGGTTTCGGGCTTCGACTACGAGGTCTCCAGCCAGGTGACCGTCGAGGTGCAGGGGGACGCCGACGGCGCCGCCCTCGTCTCCGGCCGGCTGCTGGCCGAGATCACCAAGGCGCTGCCCGCCAAGCCGGTGGACATCGCCGCCGTCGGCGCCCACCTCGAGCTGGTCTGCGGCAGCGCCCGGTTCACCCTGCCCACCATGCCGGTCGAGGACTACCCGTCCCTGCCGGAGATGCCGGAGAGCACCGGCACCGTCGACGCCGCCGCCTTCGCCGCCGCGGTCGCGCAGGTCGCCGTCGCCGCCGGGCGCGACGAGACGCTGCCGATGATGACCGGCGTACGCATCGAGCTCTCCGGCGGCACGCTGGCCATGCTCGCCACCGACCGCTACCGGCTGGCCCTGCGCGAGATGGAGTGGAACCCGGACGACCCCGAGGTGAGCGTCAACGCCCTCGTGCCGGCCCGGACCCTGCACGACACCGCCAAGGCCCTCGGCCCGATCGGTGGCCAGGTCATCATGGCGCTCTCCCAGGGCGCGGCCGGCGAAGGAATGATCGGCTTCGCCGGCGGCACCCGGCGCACCACCAGCCGCCTGCTCGACGGCGCCAACTACCCGCCGGTGCGCTCGCTCTTCCCGGCCAGCCACAACGCCGAGGCGCGGGTGCCCGTCAGCACCCTGATCGAGGTCGTGAAGCGGGTCGCCCTGGTGGCCGAGCGGACCACCCCGGTGCTGCTCAGCTTCAGCACCGACGGCCTGGTGGTCGAGGCCGGGGGCACCGAGGAGGCACGGGCCAGCGAGGCCATGGAGGCCACCTTCACCGGCGACCCGCTGACCATCGGCTTCAACCCCCAGTACCTGATCGACGGCCTGACCAACCTGGGGGCCCAGTTCGCCGTGCTCTCGTTCGTCGATGCCTTCAAGCCCGCGGTGATTTCGCCCGCCGGTGAGGATGGCGAGGTCATCCCCGGGTACCGGTACCTCATCATGCCGATCCGCGTCTCCCGCTGA